Sequence from the Xiphophorus couchianus chromosome 23, X_couchianus-1.0, whole genome shotgun sequence genome:
ATATCCAGAATTATACCAGAATACAACCATGATGTTACAGATGTTATTAAAggaaatgtcttatttttcatATGAGCTCTGGTTCTCTTCCTGCTTCCACCTCCTCTGTTCCtttgtttctttagttttttaatcTCTCGTTGGACCGTAATGAAAGGTAAACAGATGCTTTTCATTATGCTGCCACCCTGGGAGTTGGACACTGAGAGAAAGTGCGTATGCGCTGTGACGCAGTGTTGTGAGACATAATATTGTTGCTGCGCCTCCTCTCGTCTGTGCTGCTGAGTCAGAAGTACAAACGTGTGCAAGCCCTCACTATTTATTTACTCAGATTCATGTGAGGCCTCAGATTTGAGTTTTATTATCCTTAATATGCATCTGAGTCGGTTTACTTGTGCCACCGTGGGAACAATGTCCAATATTAATCTAAcagaactattttttttttctcctgtgttcATATTGTCTCTGTGCAGCAGAACTAGTCAACATTTGTTCTCCTGCTGCTTGCTTAGACCTTGTAAGCATTTTACTATAAATTAATGATGTGGTGAAATAACATATGTTCaacattgtgtaaaaaaaaattcaaactgcttctagtttattttaagataaggccaaaattattcatattcttGATAGATTTAGGTCTATCCATCCTTCCATTTGTTGTCGCTTCTCTGTGCAGGGTCGCCTGGAGTCTAAGGCTGGTCTGTAAGAGCGAGGTTAAACTCTGGAAAGGTTGGCAGTGCAACACAGggcaacaaaaaacataagacaAGCAATCAGGCACACACACCTAGGAGGATTGTAAAGAGACCAACGAACTGCGGGAGGAACCGGATTACCTGCAGAGAACCAACACGttcaaactccatgcagaaagacctcagGCTGGGATTCCCAGCTTTAAAtgagtctttttattttatgggaATGTTTCTTTCTGactaatttaaggttttggtgcGGCGCATCCAGAGTCTTGAACTGAATCTGATAGAGAATGTGTGAAGGGAggtaaagattagggtgatggtatGGAGACCTTTCAACCTCAAAGACCTAAAGCATCATCAGATAAATCATTAAAGTACcaacatgcaaaaaaatgttaagCAGTGATAAAATCcccctttttccattttctaataGACATACAGTTTgaaggttttaataaaaactgacatGCATTAGGAACTGTTCATAATTTCATTCAATGTGATAAAACAACCAGatccatcttttaaaaaaattaaacccagataatgatactgccaccaccatgctgcACATTAGgcatagtttttcttttgacagagctcagtgttgtttttgtgcCAACCTCTTTAAAAGATCGTCCAAAAATCGGAAGAACTAAGATGAGTATGAGACAAACTGGTTACTTAAAGAATATAATTCTATAAAGAAATGTGTGCCTCAAGACTTTTCCACAGTGCTGAAATTACAGGTTGCTAAATTATGGACATGTATTCAATTTTAATGATttcctggaaaagaaaagaaaggaaagggaAGGGAAGGAAAGGAAAATGTAAGATGAGAAAAAGGGAATAGGAGTGGAGGACGAGAAGAGCTAAGTGCTGCTGCCAACCTCTCTGTTGAAAGGGCATAATGCCCGCTCTAAATATAGCAGCCAGATTGGGGAGACAGGGAGCAAGAAAAGGACAGAGTGAGTCATGTATAGACACAGAGAGGATGTCTTTTCTCTAGGATCTACTCAGTTCAGCTCTTTGCACTTTAATCCTTCTAATATTTGactaaatatttccaaaaacagaagaacactgtgtctgtgtttgacgccttacatattttacatacattCTCTTTTGCTCTTGGCCTCTCTTCCATTCCTCCCTCTACAACCCTCACTTTGTGGCTTTGTCGGCTTGTATCAGGACTTCCTGTATTTTTCCACCTTGCTGTTCCCTCTCTGTTTTTTCTAATAGCTACAACCATGGTTTCCTCCCTGCTTATGTAGCAGCAGCTGTGTTGAAGCAGGTACTGGTCGCTATCAGGTCTGTGTATTGTCAGATGGTATCAGCTCctctgtgtgagtctgtgtgACAAAAAGGCAGATAACACAGACCAGGGGTAGAAAGAGGGAGATTTAGTTCAACGTTAGAAAGGCAGAGAACATTCAAGCGTGTATACAAGAcagtgagtgttttttttaggtgaatACAAAGaggctttttttcattttacacagaAATGGTGTTATCTTTAACAGCAACATGGCCCAGACCCTGCCTGTCTCACTCCACTGAAGGACATCAGTCTTGATAAAAGATCTGTGCCTCTTTTGTCACTACATGGGAAAGTGTCTGCAAAGAGAGCAGGCTGAGGATAAAGTATGAAGATGACAGAGATGATATGGAAATTCCTTTGAGTTACTGCAAAATAACTTGACGTTCGTCTTCATCACTACAGCTGGGAAATGGGAACTAAACTTTTTCTttagtaaatacatttttaattatgttttttgacaTGGAATTCAAATTCAGTTCTGTAACAGCACAAGTAatccacacatttaaaaaaaatctaatccaTACATTAGATTTTGGGTAATAAAATGGATTTACCTTTACAGCCTCAAGAAACCTCCTGCATTAAGAAACTATTCCCATGTGTTGCTCAGGGATTTTAACCCATTTTTCCACACAGGTCACTGGAACATTCAGAGGTTTGGGAATATATTCCTAGCCAATACTACTGCTATTCTTTGCAACAATAAGATTACAAAGATCTTGATAGAGCTTTCTGCTTTGCCTCATCATGTGTGATAAAATGGTAATGACAATTATTTTATAGGCCATCCATTAAGACTAAACAATCTTATGGTATTTTGCACCTATACAGAGAAgaattgctttttaaactttgtcAGTGACATTTTGTACCTCCGTTCAACACTTATTCCTGTCATTCTACTTTAttacacaaaacacaatttgcaaatttaattgtattattaCTTTGTTGGTCTGGATTATCAACCCCTGATGTGACTTTCATGTCAACAGGCCTATTAGAAATACGctaagagagaaaaacattgacACACCCAATTATTACTATGCACATCCATATTATGCTGTGCATATACCACTAAAAATACGTCAAAGGTGAAGCAGTTAATTTCTGTCAAAGTATCAAAGTGAGGTATCTTCATCTGATACCGTGGCTATATCTACACAATGTTGTATTGTTTCAAAGGTTGAAAACATATTCATTGAGAACTTAagagatcaaaatatttttctactaTATTTCTGAATAAGAAAAGAGATCCAgtgacaaagaaaagaagaaagtcactatttattttatgacttgACAAGGGTAAATGTCAAATATGTTTGATAGGCTATGAAGATGCCCTGACACATTAAAGTGAGATACAAAAACTGACATGCTGGTTGAACTGGATGAGGAGGTCGGGTCATGCTCAGACAAGATGGTCGAGAGCTACGCATGGTTTTGTGGTTGGGGGTCCAGCAGCAAAATGTTCGAGGACATAGCTGTGGTTTAAGCAGGCTTGATCATGTCAGGAAGAGGATGCAGGTACCAGCAGGAGTGATTGGACATCAGAGAGCTTTGCTGGatcttatctttatttttccatacCATATATCTGCAGGTCGACTCACCTGAAGCGGCAGCCAATCAGGTGTTTTTGTGTCTCCAGTTGTTCCTGCTTGCTGTAGCGTAAAAGTTGAATTATTACTTAATGACAAAATGTCAGCAGTTGCAAAAATATGCacacctttttcacattttgtgatgttaagaccacaaacttcattatattttctttagattttatgtggtaAATCAGCATTAAGTGGCATTTACTGTAAAGTgaaaaactttttacaaataaaaattggtAGTCAGCACAAAGAAACTGGGGCATTATGCAATgggacaacaaccctaaacatgcaAGCAGAGCTACCGTGGAATGGCTTAAGTTAAAGCATATTTACAGAGTGTGTCAGTatgacccagtcaaagcccagacctaaaACTAACAGAGAATCTGTTTGAAAACTTTAACACTGATTGTGACAAACACTCATTCTAATATGACTGAGTTTaagctgttttgcaaacaaGAATGAACATAAATGTTATATAATTTTGTGCtttgaattatatattttaaccCTTCCTTTTCGGTTTTGAATGATCACAGAAAACTTCAgtgcatttaaaaacacaacaatttgaggcatacattttaataataatcgagcaaattatttttttctttcctaaaaaATCTGTTGAGTTTCTTGGAAAATTATGTAGTTAAGCTGAATTAATTTTATCcatgattatttataaaacaatgtttgttatttatttttaagaataacAAGAGTTAATAGTTTCAATATCTGTGCTGCCTTTGGTACTCTGCTGTTggaatgtcagaaaaaaaatgttgcccCCTGGTGGTCAAATGATGAATACTCAGTTATATTACCCCTCAAACTCAtcagtgttttgtatttttcatttactaTATTcgttatgtaaaattaactaaaataagttaaatCTAGTTGTTATTTTCTTGTCATATGTTggttataatttaattttaactaCCTCTATGTAGGAGAAATGTTGCCCTCTGGTGACGAAAGCGCCACAATTCCGGGGACTTTCAGTAAAGGAGACGTGGCAGTGACGTCAATTCCGGAAATGACCCGGATCGAAACTTTAACTGTAGGGTTGGTTACTTCTCATCAGAAACATCGAGAAGCCACATTAAAATGGTGTGATGTCGACTCAAGTAAGTTGAAACAAAGACTAATTTTGAAGTTTCAAGCCAGAAAAGACTTCGTCTTATCAGTTTAGACATTGTTACGTCACGGTAATTATGAAGGAATCGCTCGAAAAACCTGTTAGCATCGCTTAGCTAACGTTAGGCCGTGATCAGCTGTGCGTCGTGGTGGGCGGCCTGTTTTTAGACTTCAGATTAATCATCCTTACCTAATGATATGTATATTTAGCTCTCAGTAGGTTTCTGTGTTAGTTACGACCGACATCTCTTATTTATCATCTAGTTTTTTCTTGTCGACGTCAACATATTTGTAGTTGTTGAAGTCGACGGTGCCGGTTGagtgttgtttttgtatttctcatctggtgttttgtgtatttctcaTCGCATCTTCAGAGAGgtttacatatgttttttttatttatttattttctgtcacagaTATGCGTGTGCGTATGTTAATGAAGAACACCCCACCTTGGATGTAGGTTTCTCGGGACATCTGGTGGTCTTCCTGCTCATTATTCACCAGACCCGCTTGAGAAGGGGGATCCGGTCGTTTCTAGTGATCTACAGCGGGTTTCTTATCCTCTAATCGGCGGCACGATGACGTGCCGCGACCGAACCCTGGAGTTTCAGTCGGCCTGTAAATCTCTCCAGGGCAGACAGGTATGTTGGTGGAAACACCCTCATCATCATAGCACATCAATAACACCATCAAAATTGTCCCAAACTTCAATACATACACGAACACATAGCCCACATGAGGTCATTTAAGTTTATAATCAAGTATAACCAACTATATAGACACTTCTGCTtagctttacattttttgtatttatttttgtggtttggTTCCACTTTTGGTTTCTTCAGAGTTAGACAGAGTGCCAACTCCAGTTTAAAAGGCAGATCTTGATTCGGCTCATTTCAACaggttgtttatattttttaccaaTAACTTTAATTGACAAAATACAATTTGTCAATTGTATTCACATTTTCaggttatttctttattttctattcaaatAAGTACAAAAACATTGTATAAAAGTATTTAGTAGAAGACTTAAATTGAGGTTATTAATGAATGATTAAAAGTGCATGAAAAGGGGCCTTTTGGTGATACTTGCCTTATCTACCTGACACAAAAAGCTCTGAgaatgttttgtaattaatatcttcaatattttttgcagttttaaaagtaaaaacatattgttGGACCGCTTTTTAAATGAAGTGAATTTAAATGTTCCCGATGTTCCCACAAACATGCTGCAGGCAAACTAAATGTTTGGGAAATTAAATCCAAAAAGTTGTTGGTTTAggttttttaaatcattattttgatACTATCTACAGTAGATGTTGACATTTCGTAGCCAAGGTGTGAAAGCACTACTGTACATTAACAGTTTTACGTAACTGCTGATGTTATCAATCCATTTCAAGCTAAAGTGTTACCAAGATAAGTTTGgtcagtttttgtatttaacGTTGGTTCTTTATGTGAATCatattgtctttaaaatgattaaatatctTACTGAAGCTTGCTTAAACCCTATGATATATTAGTTAATAAATTCTTTCAAATAGACATTCTGCAGCAAATTAACCACAGTTCGGGATATCAGAATCTAATTAGTTGTATGTATAGAATGGAAACCTGCTAATTGAACCATGAAAAAGAGCAAGtggaaaagcttttctttaaacagaaaactaaacttGTGGGTGATTGCATGcagtgaaaaactttaaaaataagtcGCGTGAGGAGAGAAGCTATCATTCTGCCAATTTGTCTTAAGTTTAAGCAGtgtccacatttatttttggaatgaaaaatatttaccgTACTCTATTATTAATTAGTTAAGTAATTATAATGGACCTTTAATGCAAAACAACCAGTGCAATTTAGTgttaagaataaatatttttgttattcttaACTATGAAATAAAAGGTCTGAAAAAGCTCAGCTTAAATCAGTCACTGATGCAACCAGCAGCTGTTATTATGCAGAAAACCACAGCTTTCAAGAaaaatttacttctttttaCAAACTCCAACTTTCTTCAAGGAACCTTGTTTGCTGCTTTGGCTTTctgcaatttaatttttaactggTTGCTAATGTTGCAAAGTATTAATATTCTTTCACATGTCGATGTTCTGGTCAACATTTGTAATCCAGAGACGTTGTTCACCACTTTTTCAAATCATCAGGAGGCCTTTCAGATGAATGTTGTTGCCACAACGTCAGGGGTTTATtcatgaatttaaattaaaacaagaagacgtacaatatttttactagaGGTGTGCTTATCGATCGGCCACCAATCAGAATTGGCCGATTTCcgtgaaaaagtgtatgatcgGTGATCGCCGATCACGGTCTCTTGATGCCGATCACCTGTATCTCATTCGCAGCCTGCATGTGCAGCtgtctcctctttccttcacactgcgcAAGCGTGCAGCAGTAAATCCTAAGCATTGTGGTGTGGAACTTGAGCGCTCTGAGAGTGAACGGGGAAGTTTGTGTGTTGCGGTGGAAAATTACCTCGGGGGTGAAgcacgtcaaaatgcatcaacacaacttatctaatgtgacatttaaaaaacacttggagtttggctacatcgaggctcaatgcagaaaaaaaggacaGCCAGTAAAGCAGCGTACTACTACCAACACTCATCAGAGCATCACGGTCAGAATTCGGTcggattgtttattttgatgcagcCTGCGtttgactttgaatgaatgttttctttttttaacattacttGATATAGGCAGATTTATTTGACTGATGTATAATTTATGGTACTGAGAGCCTTactataaaattttattttactgattgcaggtttttcagttgtccTTTTGACTAAATAGCTGCTGTATTGTGGCTGCAAGTATTTTGCATGTCTTCTGCCTAAATTAGGTATATTTATTGCcagataattttttaattttgtcagatCATATAGTAGCATTTATacctaaagcaaaaaaattaacagtCACTCCAGGTGATCGGCAAAGAGATACAGATGACCTCATTGGTCATCTGTATCGAAATCGGCAGCAGAAAATCTGATTGGAGCATCCataatttttacagattttttttttctagaaaaattaaTTGACAATGCactgatttctttttacaaaaactgtCTTATTAGAATAAAGAGTAAAAGGTTATGTGGGATTTTTTTACCAGGGAAACTGAAAGATGATAAACTCCCATTTCTTCACCTTTGGTGATAAAGTGGAGTCATATACATAGAGGAACACATTGTATGTTCTTCATGTAGGTCTGATCAGTTTGTTCTTGTGTTCCTACTGTAGCAGAATGGAGTGCAGCCCAGTAAACCAGCTCACAACGCCCTCAGGCAACACAGCGACTTCACACTTATGGCCAAGTAAGAGCCTCTTTCTCTGCCtccatgtgtgtttttacagcTCAGATATTTGCTCACACTACATGTTTTTAAGTGTCAAAGTACACTCACCCATATGTTTTACTTTAAGCTATTGGAGaaaatttattaaaagcaaaattaaaaatacatggaaGAAATGCTCTTTAACGGTGCGGTTGGCTGATGAAGCTGCATTTCTGTTTGCTCTTGTAGGAGAATTGGAAAAGACTTGAGCAATACGTTTGCCAAATTggaaaaactaactttttgtaagtattcatttatttatgttttacattggTTCTGCAGTAATAAAAGCTTTGTGCAGCTTTGATCAAAACGCTGATTCTGTTTGCTGCCGGTGTGATGTTTCAGTGGCGAAAAGAAAATCTCTATTTGACGACAAGGCAGTGGAGATAGAGGAACTCACCTACATCATTAAGCAAGTGAGTTGATTTAGCGGTGAGCTTAGTGTGAGTTTACACTCGGTGAAATGTTTCCACACTGACTCATCCttctgtttgtgtctgcaggATATCAACAGTTTGAACAAACAGATTGCACAGCTGCAGGACCTGGTGAGGTCTCGCGGCGCTCCGGGTGGCCGGCACATCCAGACCCACTCAAACACCATCGTGGTGTCGTTACAGGTAGCCCACAGTCTAAAAGTCTTTTTAACTTTGGCCAGGATTAACAGCCTGTgcaaagtaaaaactaaaatgtatcagttttttgttgtatttcttttaacTAAGAGAGTAGAAAAGAAgcaaatgtgtttgtatttctgtttgcatATACGTAGAAGACATTTGGTGTGgtctgaaaatattaaatatttcatttttgtcttgtttacaGTCCAAACTGGCATCCATGTCTAATGACTTTAAATCAGTCCTAGAAGTTCGAACTGAGgtgagagatttttttcttcccataaTATTGCacttcaaacactttttttatttttaggttgtAGTAAGATCttgctttcctttttaatatttatcgTTTAAATTTTCCACAGAACCTGAAGCAGCAGCGCAGCAGGAGAGAGCAGTTCTCCCAGCCCCCTGTAGCGTCTTCTCCTATGATGGCCAATAACTTCAGTAAGTCTGAACGCTTCTTGACGTTTTGCATGATCAATCAGCTTTATATGGgtggcattaaaataaaaacgtatAGCTCCATTGTGGCGCGTTTACTCTGCACTGATAAAGCCAGACGTGCCAAAGCTGCGTTTCTGGCTGAACAGCCCATGTGGTCTGGGGAGATAAGCAGCTGCAGTTAATTCAAATCAAAAGCTAGAATGTTATCTGGACAGCCCAGAGGACATTTAGAGGAGGCtctaaagtttcttttttagaaatggAAGTTTACATTTACGGTCATCTGTGTATGGAAGAAACACACCCCTAACGTTCGTTTATTCAGAAATGATCGCCTACATTAACCATCTTACAGTTTACCTGGAAGGCGTGTCTGCCTCCTACTTTCTTAATCATGTagataatttttatttagatatttctattaatttactaatattatttattcaatagggtcaaatgcaaaaacataaatgaaaacaatctaCTGCCTGCATCATTGTGTATATAATTATAGCTAATTAGCAACACTGACCCCTAGAAGGACGTTTCTTTATAAGACCAGGCCTAGATGGGTAAATAATTTCGGTGTATAAATTACCACATAAACCAAAAATCCAAAGAGTTGAATAAAATCACCtaagaaataaatttttaatccAGAAATGTCAGCCTGCTGATAAGTTTGCCCAGTACATGCAATCAGTACTTTGTtcacataaatacatttaccCCAATAACTGTATTTTGATCATGTGCTGTGGATTTTCatgaattatttacattatGAACAGATTCTATGAGTCAATTGCTTTTGCACATCAACACTGAGCATGCTCTTCAGGTTTACTAGCACAGCCTAGGTTGTGGTGCCAGTACAGCTGTTGCAGTAGTGAACTGCTCGAAGTCTTTGTGAATGATTCTTACTGTATTTGGTCCTCTGTAatgcaaagattaaaaaatattttagggaGCCGCAAAAAAGGGGCCCAGGAGCCGCATGCAGCTCGCGAGCCGCGCAATGACTACCAGGGCTATACAACCTCAAATTTAAAAGGTACTCCCCCCTGGAACGCTTGCCTCACACAGCGGGTATTAGCAGGAACTGTATGTGCCCGCTGTTCTTTCAGCTTTTCCGCTGTAACATTTATGGTTCTTATCAAATCCCGTTTATGGTGCGtgtgtttttcctttcagaaaGCTCGGTGCTGATGCAGGACGAGTCCCGGAGCATGGGGGATGTGGCCATCGACATGGACTCCCAGAGCAAccctctgcagctccagctcaTTGATGAGCAGGTACCCAGCTGCTGCTAGTCACTCGTACTGATGGACGAAATAGAAACAGCAAATTAagagcagacatttaaacatcaTTCTAGTTTGATAGTTCTTTAAAATCACTGAGACTTTTTGGGGAAACCCAGATGGACTCAGAGACTTTTCTTGAGATCAAAACTGGGCATTCCtaatttgctgctattttactGCAGACATATTGCacatattgtcttttttttcttttaataaattcttGATGATGTTTCCAGGACTCGTACATCCAGAGCCGTGCAGACACCATGCAGAACATTGAGAGCACCATCGTGGAGCTGGGCTCCATATTCCAGCAACTGGCTCACATGGTGAAGGAGCAAGAAGAGACCATCCAGAGGTGAGAGATGCATGAGGACAGATCATATTATTCTCATATCTCTAATACTACTAAAGGGAACAACAACTAGAGAGTAAAACCTCAAATATGTCTTCTGGAAATAAAAAGCTTTGGAAGAATCTCAGAAAGGGAATTCTGCCATGCTTGAAACCCAGTGACAAGAGGAATATGTGTGGCTAAATGTTTGTACTGTCAGCATTGTACATACACTGAATCTGTCAGATATTTAGTggttaatgttttaaagatgGCTGCTCTGATAGAAACACAGACATTACTGTCCCCTCTAACTCGTCGTCTCCCTGCAGGATTGACGCCAACGTGGAGGACACACAGCTGAATGTCGAGGCTGCTCACACAGAAATCCTGAAATACTTCCAGTCAGTCTCCTCCAACCGCTGGCTGATGATCAAGATCTTTCTTGTCCTCGTAGTTTTCTTCATCATCTTCGTTGTCTTCTTCGCATAAAGAAAAGGGTTGGGCGTGTAAAAGAGAGGAAAAGCATATTAACTGAAGCTGATGTTGGGCCGGGAGACGTCCACATCACACACTGAGAAGACGGACTTCTTTAGAACGGTTTCATGCCAGCTTGGGGCTGAATTCAAACAAACATGGACTCCAGTTATTTCCAAGCTATGGACTCATGGTTCAACACTTTGAAAGATGAAGTGGTTGAGCTCtgtccaaacaaaacaaataaatggtgTAAAATCTCCAGTTTGTAGAGAGGAAAGACTGCTCTGCGTTGTACTTTGACCAATTCTTTGTAGACATTTAATCAAAATGGCTGTAATTTAATAGTTTGATTCTGCAAACtgtcttataaaaaatgttgtttcttcttctttaccCCCTTTATTacctattttttttactttcatttcaacAGCAAACAATAGAACCAGAATCTATTCTCATATTAGTTTTCTTAATGTTACTGGGAGAGATAATACCTTGTCTAATCattatttctaaatttatcattcatttatgcTGTGAACTATTTTATCCAGttacattttgttctgctttatttGCCAAATGGGAACGCTCTTTAACCTGTGACATGACGCCGAAGAAGTCGGGTACAGTCAGCTGAACTTAAGTCTACAGAATAATTTGAtgtagaaatatattaaaagaatTGTCACTGGAAATGTCTGGGAGTCAAGCGTTTCAAGTAGTGAAGGGATTAAAGGGACTCATTCATGCTGCGCCCCACAGAGGATCAGAGCTAATGAAGGGGTTTCTCTACTAATGAAGTAACTCTAGCTGCCAGATTCCCTGGAAGTATCTGGTTGGTTGTCTGCCCTCTTTACCTAATGTACAGGATGTTATTTAAATGATTGTCTCCTTTTGAGAAGACATGGTTCCTATTCTCCCACCAGTTTCTTTTAGCCAAATGCCTTGACTTCATTGTACAATGTGCAAATAGTTCTAATGATGTATTGATGAACGAGTGcacaataataaatcaaaattggtTCTTGATGCTGATGTTTGGAGTCTGTTTTTTGTGGTGAGATAATCAAGAGAATCAGATTTTTAGTTTCTACTTGCCACAATgatgtggtttttgttttagtcttttATCTCTAATTTATGTGCAGTTTTGGTGAAGTGGTTGCATTAACTGAATAGTTTTCAAATTGCATGCTAAGAGGCACAATGTACAGAATCAACCAACTTTCTACAGAATGTGTAGCTTCAAACCACCAAGCTTTGTGTGCTCTTCCAGAGAACGTTATGGACTGGTTTCTGATTGCCAAGCAACTGCATCCAACCCTAGAATCACCAGAATTATACATTTTGACTACATTTTGTGAAGTGTAAAGTTTATAAAGACAGAATTGTGTTTCTGGTTTGCTCCAGTGGCGTCTTGGAACTATTTAACGTCACTTTAgttaaatgtttgacttttgggAATCATTTCTTGGTATAACTGTCACTGACTCTGACTGAACTTAAAGTTAAACTAATATTtccaatatatttttcttttagttatttgtaaaacaaacatggctttttcagaaatgattttttgtaaaaagtctCATTTATAAAGCGGATTTATCTATATTTGTTAGCACACATGATTTAATCCCCTCCATTTACATAGTCTGagtgtaaacaaatatttacattatcaTTCACTATAATCCTGATATAACCTTGATGTCTTATTTATACAtccatatacatacatacaccccccccacacacacacacatattatttttaatttgtagatCTCTGAGCCCAAGAATCTCATTGCACGAATGATGTTTAATTGTTCCTTTTTAGTCTGCAGACTGAAAGTGCTCAAAACTTAGTCCTAAACGTTAAGAAGAACcatgttttagtcaaaaacagggACAATGTAgagaaaacagcattttaatcaCACTGTTTATATGAGAACCTTTTATATTTCTCCAAATACATGCGTGCAcattcagaataaaaaataaataaaaacatcagacatAATTCAGGTTGAGTTGCAGTAGCTTTGTTGACAGGAGAGTTTTCACAAAGTGACAGAATCTGCCGAATCAGCAGAAAAGCAGCCTGAGCTGAGTGTGCTCACCCCACCCTCCTGTTGCATGACAtactttaaagggacagttcatTAGATGTCTTTTACACCACCTCTAAAGAGTGCTTGAGTTTTTGAATTTGTCAGCAGATGTTGTTGTTTCACCTGGTTGCAAAATTAAGAGTTAGGTTGGGATCGT
This genomic interval carries:
- the stx5a gene encoding syntaxin-5a isoform X3, whose product is MTCRDRTLEFQSACKSLQGRQQNGVQPSKPAHNALRQHSDFTLMAKRIGKDLSNTFAKLEKLTFLAKRKSLFDDKAVEIEELTYIIKQDINSLNKQIAQLQDLVRSRGAPGGRHIQTHSNTIVVSLQSKLASMSNDFKSVLEVRTENLKQQRSRREQFSQPPVASSPMMANNFKSSVLMQDESRSMGDVAIDMDSQSNPLQLQLIDEQDSYIQSRADTMQNIESTIVELGSIFQQLAHMVKEQEETIQRIDANVEDTQLNVEAAHTEILKYFQSVSSNRWLMIKIFLVLVVFFIIFVVFFA
- the stx5a gene encoding syntaxin-5a isoform X1; the encoded protein is MTCRDRTLEFQSACKSLQGRQQNGVQPSKPAHNALRQHSDFTLMAKRIGKDLSNTFAKLEKLTFLAKRKSLFDDKAVEIEELTYIIKQDINSLNKQIAQLQDLVRSRGAPGGRHIQTHSNTIVVSLQSKLASMSNDFKSVLEVRTENLKQQRSRREQFSQPPVASSPMMANNFRSRKKGAQEPHAAREPRNDYQGYTTSNLKESSVLMQDESRSMGDVAIDMDSQSNPLQLQLIDEQDSYIQSRADTMQNIESTIVELGSIFQQLAHMVKEQEETIQRIDANVEDTQLNVEAAHTEILKYFQSVSSNRWLMIKIFLVLVVFFIIFVVFFA
- the stx5a gene encoding syntaxin-5a isoform X2 codes for the protein MTCRDRTLEFQSACKSLQGRQNGVQPSKPAHNALRQHSDFTLMAKRIGKDLSNTFAKLEKLTFLAKRKSLFDDKAVEIEELTYIIKQDINSLNKQIAQLQDLVRSRGAPGGRHIQTHSNTIVVSLQSKLASMSNDFKSVLEVRTENLKQQRSRREQFSQPPVASSPMMANNFRSRKKGAQEPHAAREPRNDYQGYTTSNLKESSVLMQDESRSMGDVAIDMDSQSNPLQLQLIDEQDSYIQSRADTMQNIESTIVELGSIFQQLAHMVKEQEETIQRIDANVEDTQLNVEAAHTEILKYFQSVSSNRWLMIKIFLVLVVFFIIFVVFFA
- the stx5a gene encoding syntaxin-5a isoform X4; this translates as MTCRDRTLEFQSACKSLQGRQNGVQPSKPAHNALRQHSDFTLMAKRIGKDLSNTFAKLEKLTFLAKRKSLFDDKAVEIEELTYIIKQDINSLNKQIAQLQDLVRSRGAPGGRHIQTHSNTIVVSLQSKLASMSNDFKSVLEVRTENLKQQRSRREQFSQPPVASSPMMANNFKSSVLMQDESRSMGDVAIDMDSQSNPLQLQLIDEQDSYIQSRADTMQNIESTIVELGSIFQQLAHMVKEQEETIQRIDANVEDTQLNVEAAHTEILKYFQSVSSNRWLMIKIFLVLVVFFIIFVVFFA